The region AATCATATTATAAAATAAGAACATATTTAAAAACATACCCAATAATATCATAATTTCTATAAAACCTGGTTAAACTATCTATAGTTCTTTAGAACCCTATCATTTTGGCCTATAAACTATTTATGCACAAGAAATACATCTTTAAAATTTTTTACAGAACAGAATTTCTTTAATATTTACTCTTAATTTAATAATTTAGGAGGTAAAAAAAATGCATAGTAATACTTTTGGAAATGTTTCTATAGATGAAATGGCCTATAGAATAAAAGAATTCATAATGAAGGACAGAAAGTGTAACTACAAAATCACAATTGGTACAGACTCTCAAAATAGAAATCTAACAAAAGTAGTAGTTGTTGTCGCAATCCACCGAATTGGCAGCGGAGGCATTTTCTTTTATGATATTAAATACGTTCCTAAAATCTCTAATGTAAGACAAAAAATATATTATGAAACATCTCTTAGCCTAGAACTTGCCTCAAAAGTATCTCAATCCTTTGCAGAAGCAAACATTCAAGAGGATATAGAAATTCACGTTGATATTGGAACTAACAAAAAAGGAAAAACCTACTCCCTAATTAACGAAATCACTGGTTGGATTACGGGAGAAGGCTACAAATATCAAATCAAACCATATTCTTATGCTGCATCCTGTATAGCTGACAGACTAAGTAAATAATTCTATAAGTAATATCATATTTAAAATGCCAACTTTTTATATACTCTATGAGAAATTATAAATGTGATAAAAAATGTTATTAAAAAAACACACAACATAATTGCTGTCAAACTTATAGATATGATATTACTTTTTAGAAATAAAATGAAAAAAATTAAAATATGAAAAAGTGGTATGCCCACAGTTATGCCATAAAAAATTTGTAATTCCTGATCTATAATTTTTGTTAATTGCTTTTTAGAATACCCAAGCAATATGAGCTGTCTAAATACATTCTTTTTAAAATCACTATCAAGTACAATTTTATAAATAATACTTACCGCAATCATTACTATAGCTGCAACATACGAAATTATGCATATAGTTTTAATCCTTGCATCATTCTGAAACATTGCAATACAACACAATAGCAATTCTATTGTAACGGCTAAGGTTATAACTAAAAATTTCAGTTGATTAAAAGACTTACTAACATTACTTAAAGATATTAATTTTATCTTATCACTTAAATACTTTTCTTTTTTAAGTTCTAATATTTTATTTGGGAAATAATATCTTAATACTCCCTGTATTCCGAACACCGTAAAAAACATATTTACAAAGCCAATTAAAGCAACCTTAGTTGGTGACATAGGTATGATTAACGATACTACTGGAACTAAATACGTTATTATATATATTCGTGAATTGAATTTGATAAATCGAGTATCTGGAATGTGTGTGCTTTTATTTACGTTCATTAAGTTAATAATCTCTCTAGAATACACATAGCCATAGTCACCTATGCACACATATCCAAGCTGTATAATCAAAATTCCTATAGTTTCAAAAATGCTACTATATGAAAGCTCAAATACACTACCATTTGTCCCCATAACTACATACATAAGTTTCAAAAATTCTGGCATTAGAAGTATTCCAATAAATATCCCTATGGCGCAGCCAATTAATTCAATAATTCCATTTTCGAAAAGTAGTATTACTGCAAGCCTACCAGGCCACACACCACTCAATTCCTCAATTGCCATCTGCTTTGATTTAGACATAACGAAATAAGAATTAGCATAAAA is a window of Clostridium pasteurianum DNA encoding:
- a CDS encoding ABC transporter permease; its protein translation is MNNRNFNIKGQVGRFDVPGSIIFFLTLLICIFTFYANSYFVMSKSKQMAIEELSGVWPGRLAVILLFENGIIELIGCAIGIFIGILLMPEFLKLMYVVMGTNGSVFELSYSSIFETIGILIIQLGYVCIGDYGYVYSREIINLMNVNKSTHIPDTRFIKFNSRIYIITYLVPVVSLIIPMSPTKVALIGFVNMFFTVFGIQGVLRYYFPNKILELKKEKYLSDKIKLISLSNVSKSFNQLKFLVITLAVTIELLLCCIAMFQNDARIKTICIISYVAAIVMIAVSIIYKIVLDSDFKKNVFRQLILLGYSKKQLTKIIDQELQIFYGITVGIPLFHILIFFILFLKSNIISISLTAIMLCVFLITFFITFIISHRVYKKLAF
- a CDS encoding ribonuclease H-like YkuK family protein, which translates into the protein MHSNTFGNVSIDEMAYRIKEFIMKDRKCNYKITIGTDSQNRNLTKVVVVVAIHRIGSGGIFFYDIKYVPKISNVRQKIYYETSLSLELASKVSQSFAEANIQEDIEIHVDIGTNKKGKTYSLINEITGWITGEGYKYQIKPYSYAASCIADRLSK